From the genome of Camelus dromedarius isolate mCamDro1 chromosome 19, mCamDro1.pat, whole genome shotgun sequence, one region includes:
- the DEFB110 gene encoding beta-defensin 110 isoform X2: protein MKIHLFFFILLFWVTILQARSELEPKYRFERCQAVKGTCKTFCDDVEYDYGYCIRWRNRCCI from the exons ATGAAGatccatctctttttctttattctgctcTTTTGGGTCACAATTTTACAAG CCAGAAGTGAGCTTGAACCAAAGTACAGATTTGAGAGATGCCAAGCAGTGAAAGGAACATGCAAAACATTCTGTGACGATGTTGAGTATGACTACGGATACTGCATTAGATGGAGAAACAGGTGCTGCATATAA
- the LOC105096583 gene encoding beta-defensin 112-like gives MAFLCDKALAFTSNDIFEHEGSDQPVGNSMSLSKIKCRRKLEKLYSETRDSSTRFENIQYGTEKDNTDKSKRHYVPLNWSLACTMLGGQCKTTCGDKEFRMIDCKRPTTICCMRECDPRTY, from the exons ATGGCATTTTTGTGTGACAAGGCATTAGCTTTTACTAGTAACGATATCTTTGAACATG aggGCTCTGACCAGCCTGTTGGCAATTCTATGTCATTATCGAAAATCAAATGTCGACGGAAGTTAGAGAAACTATACTCAGAGACACGTGATTCTTCCACAAGatttgaaaacatacagtatggcacagagaaagacaacacag ACAAAAGTAAAAGGCACTATGTCCCCCTTAATTGGAGTCTCGCATGTACAATGCTTGGTGGTCAATGCAAAACTACATGCGGTGATAAAGAATTTAGGATGATAGACTGTAAAAGACCGACGACTATTTGCTGCATGAGAGAGTGTGACCCTAGGACGTATTGA
- the DEFB110 gene encoding beta-defensin 110 isoform X1 yields MKIHLFFFILLFWVTILQARRRYPHYGSLDLRRECRKGNGRCKLQCRESEIRIAYCMRPSTHCCLQK; encoded by the exons ATGAAGatccatctctttttctttattctgctcTTTTGGGTCACAATTTTACAAG CCAGAAGGAGATATCCTCACTATGGTAGCTTGGATTTGAGGAGAGAGTGCAGAAAGGGCAATGGTCGATGTAAACTTCAGTGCCGTGAAAGTGAAATTAGGATTGCTTACTGCATGAGACCTTCAACTCACTGCTGCTTGCAGAAGTAA